From the genome of uncultured Pseudodesulfovibrio sp., one region includes:
- a CDS encoding cofactor-independent phosphoglycerate mutase has product MKLLYLIADGMGGWPLDELDGKTTMEAAVTPNMDELAATGAVGLAQTVPEGMAPGSDVANMALLGFDPATYHTGRGPIEAAAQGLELGPDDLVWRLNLVTVSKLTIDGIMRDYSSGHIASEISRPLVEKLQEKLGNETYTFYPGIQYRHLLVQKEGALTDDAKLYIHPPHDITDKSIKPDLRAFSRSPDLWDLLFEARDLLADRSLNRSAANSIWPWGQGRPLNLPDFKTTFGLDGAVISAVDLIKGLGFASNMAVVDVPGATGLLDTNYEGKVDAALNFLKDHDFVFVHLEGPDECGHGGNAKDKVEAISRFDARIVAPLREALKDEETAWIVTCDHFTPITEKTHTTDPVPFILNGPGCEPSGVHGFSEKTAASGLKLDKGHELLAYALKTFGMK; this is encoded by the coding sequence ATGAAACTTCTCTATCTCATAGCGGACGGCATGGGCGGCTGGCCCCTGGACGAACTGGACGGCAAGACCACCATGGAGGCCGCCGTCACGCCGAACATGGATGAACTGGCCGCTACCGGCGCGGTGGGTCTGGCCCAGACCGTGCCCGAAGGCATGGCACCTGGGTCGGATGTGGCCAACATGGCTCTGCTCGGCTTTGACCCGGCCACCTACCACACCGGACGCGGTCCCATCGAGGCGGCCGCACAGGGGCTTGAACTCGGACCGGACGATCTGGTCTGGCGGCTCAACCTCGTCACGGTCTCCAAACTGACCATTGACGGGATCATGCGTGACTATTCGTCTGGACACATCGCCTCTGAAATCTCCCGCCCGCTCGTTGAGAAGCTTCAGGAAAAACTCGGCAACGAGACCTACACCTTCTATCCCGGCATTCAGTACCGCCACCTGCTTGTTCAAAAGGAAGGCGCCCTGACCGACGATGCCAAGTTGTACATCCATCCGCCTCACGACATCACGGACAAATCCATCAAGCCGGACCTGCGCGCCTTTTCACGCAGCCCGGACCTGTGGGACCTGCTCTTCGAGGCACGAGACCTGCTGGCAGATCGCAGCCTGAACCGCTCGGCGGCCAACTCCATCTGGCCGTGGGGTCAGGGCCGTCCCCTGAACCTGCCGGATTTCAAGACGACCTTCGGACTGGACGGTGCGGTCATCTCCGCCGTGGACCTGATCAAGGGGCTCGGTTTCGCCTCCAACATGGCGGTCGTGGACGTACCCGGCGCAACCGGCCTGCTGGACACGAACTATGAAGGCAAGGTCGACGCGGCGCTCAACTTCCTCAAGGATCACGACTTTGTTTTCGTGCATCTGGAAGGCCCGGACGAATGCGGCCACGGCGGCAACGCCAAGGACAAGGTGGAAGCCATCTCCCGGTTCGACGCCCGCATAGTCGCCCCACTCCGAGAAGCGCTCAAGGACGAAGAGACCGCCTGGATCGTGACGTGCGACCACTTCACGCCCATAACGGAGAAGACCCATACGACGGACCCGGTTCCCTTCATCCTCAACGGGCCGGGCTGCGAGCCGTCCGGCGTGCACGGTTTCAGCGAGAAGACGGCTGCCTCCGGCCTGAAGCTGGACAAGGGGCACGAGTTGCTGGCCTACGCCCTAAAGACCTTCGGGATGAAGTAA
- a CDS encoding basic amino acid ABC transporter substrate-binding protein, with product MKFNKMRMMIVLAAIISLCALSTFAQAATTLEKVKEAGVITVGNSPDYPPFEAIGDSGERVGFDVDLLNAIAAKMGIKVKWVTMDFAAIVTATQSGQVDMGMSGFSISPERAEQVSFSAPYIASGQVIVVRNDSDIKSAADLKGKKIAVQLGTTGEQEADKVEGAEVVKPESYNIAFMMLNNKVADAVIADISVADEFVKQGKFKRAGDPLSYEEFAMITRKGNDDLLQALNKGLEEVKADGTYAAIVKKWNL from the coding sequence ATGAAGTTCAACAAAATGCGCATGATGATCGTGCTTGCCGCGATCATTTCGCTGTGCGCGCTGTCCACCTTTGCCCAGGCCGCAACCACCCTGGAAAAGGTCAAGGAAGCTGGCGTCATCACTGTGGGCAACTCTCCGGACTATCCTCCGTTCGAAGCCATCGGCGACAGCGGTGAGCGTGTCGGTTTCGACGTGGACCTTCTGAATGCCATCGCCGCCAAGATGGGTATCAAGGTCAAGTGGGTGACCATGGACTTCGCGGCCATCGTCACCGCCACCCAGAGCGGTCAGGTGGACATGGGCATGTCCGGTTTCTCCATTTCCCCCGAGCGTGCCGAGCAGGTCAGCTTCTCGGCTCCCTACATCGCTAGCGGCCAGGTTATCGTGGTGCGCAACGACTCTGACATCAAGTCCGCCGCCGACCTGAAAGGCAAGAAGATCGCGGTCCAGCTGGGTACCACCGGCGAGCAGGAGGCCGACAAGGTCGAGGGTGCTGAAGTCGTCAAGCCCGAGAGCTACAACATCGCCTTCATGATGCTCAACAACAAGGTTGCCGATGCGGTCATCGCCGACATCTCCGTGGCCGACGAGTTCGTCAAGCAGGGCAAGTTCAAGCGCGCCGGCGACCCGCTGTCCTACGAGGAATTCGCCATGATCACCCGCAAGGGCAACGACGATCTGCTGCAGGCCCTGAACAAGGGGCTGGAGGAAGTCAAGGCGGACGGCACCTACGCCGCCATCGTCAAGAAGTGGAATCTCTAG
- a CDS encoding ABC transporter permease encodes MWEFLIPLFAATVQSGTPILYATLGEMMTEKGGVLNLGVEGMMAVSALAAFWTSYMTGSPWLGFLAGGFAGMVMASLHAFVCVSCLGNQVVSGLALTILGGGLTHFLGVPYVGLAAPGFDPFNFPLLSQIPVLGDIFFKHDMLVYVSFVIPVLFWFFFKRTSLGLHVAATGEMPAAAAAAGLKPIRLRYFAVIAGGFLIGLGGAYLSLAYTHLWTNGLSGGRGWIAVALVIFAFWRPGRAVVGAYLFGGVMAFQLRLQAAGTHLPSSLLLMLPYLLTILVLILSAWRGRRIDAPAALGTNIEPEG; translated from the coding sequence ATGTGGGAATTTCTCATACCGCTGTTCGCGGCCACGGTGCAGTCCGGCACCCCCATCCTGTACGCCACATTGGGCGAGATGATGACCGAGAAGGGCGGGGTACTCAATCTCGGCGTCGAAGGCATGATGGCCGTATCCGCTCTGGCCGCCTTCTGGACCAGCTACATGACCGGTTCGCCGTGGCTCGGCTTCCTGGCCGGTGGCTTTGCGGGGATGGTCATGGCTTCTTTGCACGCGTTCGTCTGCGTATCATGCCTGGGCAATCAGGTCGTTTCCGGTCTGGCTCTGACCATTCTGGGCGGCGGGCTGACCCATTTCCTCGGCGTGCCGTATGTCGGCCTGGCTGCGCCCGGTTTCGACCCCTTCAATTTCCCGCTGCTTTCGCAGATTCCGGTTCTGGGCGATATCTTCTTCAAGCATGACATGCTGGTCTATGTGTCCTTCGTGATTCCGGTCCTGTTCTGGTTTTTCTTCAAACGGACTAGCCTTGGCCTGCATGTGGCCGCAACGGGTGAGATGCCCGCAGCCGCTGCTGCAGCGGGGCTGAAACCCATCCGGCTTCGTTACTTCGCGGTCATTGCGGGCGGGTTCCTGATCGGGCTCGGCGGGGCGTACCTGTCCCTGGCCTACACCCACCTTTGGACCAACGGACTGTCCGGCGGACGCGGCTGGATTGCGGTGGCCCTGGTCATCTTCGCCTTCTGGCGTCCGGGACGCGCCGTGGTCGGCGCATATCTCTTCGGCGGGGTAATGGCCTTCCAGCTCAGGCTCCAGGCCGCGGGTACGCACCTGCCGTCCTCTCTGCTGCTCATGCTGCCGTACCTGCTGACCATTCTGGTCCTGATTCTGTCCGCCTGGCGGGGCCGGCGTATCGATGCGCCTGCCGCCCTCGGCACGAACATCGAGCCGGAGGGGTAG
- a CDS encoding aminotransferase class I/II-fold pyridoxal phosphate-dependent enzyme, with amino-acid sequence MSKFARVDRLPPYVFAQVNELKMKLRHAGADIIDLGMGNPDVPTPKPILDKLAEAAYKPGNSKYSASKGIKGLRKAVQDWYYRRFDVTLDRDNEICVTMGAKEGLAHLALAMLSPGDVVLAPDPAYPIHPYASIIAGADVRRVPIGPGQDFFENLETAIRHTWPKPKLLIVNFPHNPTTQCVELPFFQRIVDFAKENGLYVIHDLAYADFVFDGYVAPSIMQADGAKDVAVEFFSMTKSYSMAGMRVGYCVGNPEMVNALTRIKSYLDYGIYQPIQIAAACALNGDLDDCPKFTREEMDGAVKEIMAVYQDRRDALCEGLNRIGWCVTPPKATMFLWAQIPEEFRPMGSVEFSKMLLQEAEVAVSPGLGFGQYGDDHVRFSFVENRHRTNQAVRNLRKFFSKG; translated from the coding sequence ATGTCAAAGTTTGCGAGAGTCGATCGACTGCCCCCCTATGTGTTCGCCCAGGTCAACGAACTCAAGATGAAGCTGCGCCACGCAGGCGCAGACATCATCGACCTGGGCATGGGCAACCCCGATGTGCCCACCCCCAAGCCCATTCTCGACAAACTGGCAGAAGCGGCATACAAGCCCGGCAACTCCAAGTATTCGGCATCCAAGGGTATCAAGGGCCTGCGGAAAGCCGTGCAGGACTGGTACTACCGCCGGTTCGACGTCACGCTCGACCGCGATAACGAGATCTGCGTAACCATGGGAGCCAAGGAAGGCCTGGCCCACTTGGCCCTGGCCATGCTTTCCCCCGGCGACGTCGTCCTGGCTCCGGACCCGGCCTATCCCATTCATCCGTACGCCTCGATCATCGCGGGTGCGGATGTGCGCCGCGTGCCCATCGGACCGGGCCAGGATTTCTTCGAGAACCTGGAAACGGCCATCCGGCACACCTGGCCCAAGCCCAAGCTGCTGATTGTCAACTTCCCGCACAACCCGACCACGCAATGCGTGGAGCTGCCCTTCTTCCAGCGCATCGTGGATTTTGCCAAGGAGAACGGGCTGTACGTCATCCACGACCTGGCTTATGCGGACTTCGTCTTCGACGGCTACGTGGCCCCGAGCATCATGCAGGCCGATGGCGCCAAGGACGTGGCCGTGGAGTTCTTCTCCATGACCAAGAGCTATTCCATGGCCGGCATGCGCGTGGGCTACTGCGTGGGCAATCCGGAAATGGTCAACGCCCTGACCCGGATAAAAAGCTATCTCGACTACGGCATCTACCAGCCCATCCAGATCGCAGCGGCCTGCGCCCTGAACGGCGATCTCGACGACTGTCCCAAGTTCACCCGCGAGGAGATGGATGGGGCCGTCAAAGAGATCATGGCCGTATATCAGGACCGCCGCGACGCTCTGTGCGAGGGCCTCAACCGCATCGGCTGGTGCGTCACCCCTCCCAAGGCGACTATGTTCCTGTGGGCGCAGATTCCGGAAGAATTCCGGCCCATGGGGTCCGTGGAATTCTCCAAAATGCTCCTGCAGGAAGCTGAAGTGGCCGTCTCTCCCGGACTCGGATTCGGACAGTACGGCGATGACCACGTGCGCTTCAGCTTCGTGGAGAACCGCCATCGGACGAACCAAGCCGTGCGCAACTTGCGCAAATTCTTCTCAAAGGGGTAA
- a CDS encoding thioesterase family protein produces the protein MAPKAPFPERDGWYTHYVSYGETDAMAVVYHAEYLHLFERARSAFMRETGISYRVAEERGVMLPVREANCRYRIPIRYDERIHVRCGISKWGRASVEFVYEIWNDDKSVLHATGMTGHACVNLKGKPIAIPEWLKELFQ, from the coding sequence ATGGCACCCAAAGCGCCCTTTCCCGAACGTGACGGCTGGTACACACACTATGTGTCCTACGGTGAGACGGATGCCATGGCCGTGGTCTACCATGCCGAGTATCTGCATCTTTTCGAACGCGCACGCAGCGCGTTCATGCGTGAGACCGGCATCAGCTATCGAGTGGCCGAAGAGCGCGGGGTCATGCTCCCTGTGCGCGAAGCCAACTGCCGTTACCGCATTCCCATTCGCTATGACGAACGCATCCACGTGCGCTGCGGCATCTCCAAGTGGGGCCGCGCCTCGGTGGAGTTCGTCTACGAGATCTGGAACGACGACAAATCGGTGCTCCATGCAACGGGCATGACCGGCCACGCCTGCGTCAATCTCAAGGGCAAGCCGATTGCAATTCCTGAATGGCTCAAAGAGCTGTTTCAATAA
- a CDS encoding amidohydrolase family protein, protein MRIDIHTHAFHNKIAEKAVDHLEEHYGIIPVGTGRADDLIERLDRAGLDKAVVLSAATSPRQVVPANDWAIELQKTAPRFIPFGTLHPGYDRNAEELERLAANGIRGLKFHPDFQGFRMDDPSFYDLMELVDERFICMFHVGDDLPPDLNPSCPKKMAALRKAFPKPVMIAAHMGGLKQWEYAMEHLAGLDVYVDCSSVMDFVDDDLLKRLVEAFTPDRILFGSDYPLYDAGEEIKRITKRLNLSEERLDAFLNRAGNLFS, encoded by the coding sequence ATGCGCATAGATATTCACACCCATGCCTTCCACAACAAGATCGCTGAAAAGGCGGTCGACCATCTGGAAGAGCACTACGGCATCATACCGGTTGGGACCGGTCGGGCCGACGACCTCATCGAGCGCCTGGACCGTGCGGGCCTGGACAAGGCCGTGGTCCTGTCCGCAGCCACCTCTCCCCGTCAGGTGGTCCCTGCCAACGACTGGGCCATCGAGCTACAGAAAACCGCGCCCCGGTTCATCCCCTTCGGCACCCTGCACCCAGGCTACGACCGCAACGCCGAAGAACTGGAACGGCTGGCGGCAAACGGCATCCGAGGCCTGAAGTTCCATCCCGACTTTCAGGGATTCCGTATGGACGACCCCTCGTTCTACGATCTCATGGAGCTTGTGGACGAACGGTTCATCTGCATGTTTCATGTGGGCGACGACCTGCCGCCCGATCTGAACCCGTCGTGTCCGAAAAAAATGGCCGCACTGCGCAAAGCCTTCCCCAAACCGGTCATGATCGCAGCCCATATGGGTGGACTCAAGCAGTGGGAATATGCCATGGAACATTTGGCGGGGCTGGACGTCTATGTGGACTGCTCCAGCGTCATGGATTTCGTGGACGACGACCTGCTCAAACGGTTGGTGGAGGCGTTCACCCCTGACCGCATCCTGTTCGGCAGCGACTACCCCTTGTACGATGCAGGGGAGGAAATCAAGCGCATCACCAAGCGATTGAACCTGTCCGAAGAGCGTCTGGACGCATTTTTGAACCGCGCAGGCAACTTATTCAGCTAG
- a CDS encoding homoserine dehydrogenase: MDVIRLGLGGFGTVGSGLAKILDMNADRIEKRLGKKIVISKVLVRDLTKKRAFDPGPDVVFTDDPDALVSDPSVDIVVELMGGLDTAKDLVLKAFSAGKHVVTANKHLLAEHGLELFQAAADNAVGLMFEASCAGGIPIVQTLKESLAGDEIVKMLGIMNGTANYILSEMTTRGMDFQAALADAQDLGYAEADPSFDIEGFDTAHKLCVLIRMAYGVDYPLSELPVQGITSVTPMDIECAREFGYRVKLLAHVMDVDGRLEAGVHPALVPYTYLLARVGGNYNAVRLEGNAVGPIMLHGQGAGDLPTGSAVLADIMNLVRKISDGCTGPDNTGFHNQPIPQAKILPPEESESKYYFRFTVADRTGVMAAITRSMADHNVSIAQAVQKGESGAEGIPLVIITHETSARDADAVLAEIDAMDFSVEPCVKFRIL; this comes from the coding sequence ATGGATGTAATCAGACTCGGTCTCGGCGGATTTGGAACGGTCGGCTCGGGCCTGGCTAAGATATTGGATATGAATGCCGACCGCATCGAAAAGCGGCTCGGCAAAAAGATAGTGATCTCCAAGGTCCTGGTACGGGACCTGACCAAGAAGCGGGCATTTGACCCGGGGCCGGACGTGGTCTTCACCGACGATCCGGATGCATTGGTCTCCGATCCGTCCGTGGACATCGTGGTGGAGCTCATGGGCGGTCTGGACACGGCCAAGGACCTCGTGCTCAAAGCGTTTTCCGCAGGCAAGCATGTGGTCACCGCCAACAAGCATCTGCTCGCCGAGCACGGCCTGGAACTCTTCCAGGCCGCTGCCGACAACGCGGTTGGCCTCATGTTCGAGGCCAGCTGCGCGGGCGGCATCCCCATCGTCCAGACCCTCAAGGAAAGTCTGGCGGGCGATGAGATCGTCAAGATGCTCGGGATCATGAACGGCACTGCCAACTATATTCTGTCCGAGATGACCACCCGCGGTATGGATTTCCAGGCCGCTCTGGCAGACGCACAGGATCTGGGCTACGCCGAAGCGGACCCGAGCTTCGATATCGAGGGGTTCGACACGGCCCACAAGCTGTGCGTACTCATCCGCATGGCCTACGGCGTGGACTATCCGCTTTCCGAGCTGCCCGTGCAGGGCATCACCAGCGTGACGCCCATGGATATCGAATGCGCTCGCGAGTTCGGCTACCGCGTCAAGCTGCTGGCCCACGTCATGGACGTTGATGGTCGCCTGGAAGCGGGCGTGCACCCGGCCCTGGTGCCCTACACCTATCTGCTGGCTCGAGTGGGCGGCAACTATAACGCCGTGCGCCTGGAAGGCAACGCCGTGGGACCGATCATGCTCCACGGCCAGGGAGCGGGCGACCTGCCCACGGGCTCGGCCGTGCTGGCGGACATCATGAATCTTGTGCGCAAGATCAGCGACGGCTGCACCGGGCCGGACAACACCGGCTTCCACAACCAGCCGATCCCTCAGGCAAAGATTCTGCCGCCCGAGGAATCCGAATCCAAGTACTACTTCCGCTTTACCGTGGCCGACCGTACCGGCGTCATGGCCGCCATTACCCGGTCCATGGCCGACCACAACGTGTCCATCGCCCAGGCCGTGCAGAAAGGCGAATCCGGCGCGGAAGGCATCCCGTTGGTAATCATCACCCATGAGACTTCGGCTCGCGACGCGGACGCTGTCCTGGCAGAAATCGACGCCATGGACTTCTCTGTGGAGCCCTGTGTCAAATTCAGAATCCTGTAA
- a CDS encoding amino acid ABC transporter permease produces MDFSLLFKHQDMLLNGAWITLQVTFGALALGLVLGILAGTGRISRRVQIRVLADAYIQVIRGTPMLLQIFFFYLGFPQIYMLATGDGFTPDPLITGIVALGINSGAYNAEIIRAGIQSIDKGQMEAARGTGLSHVQAMFNVILPQALKRMIPPLGNELIVLLKDSSLISTIGVAELMFTAKVLGARYYTYVPFLVGVGCIYLVLTFGFSRMFNLLERKLSSGSGSREDKGAIPDLG; encoded by the coding sequence ATGGATTTTTCCCTTCTTTTCAAACATCAGGACATGCTCCTGAACGGGGCTTGGATCACCTTGCAGGTGACCTTCGGAGCCCTGGCCTTGGGCCTTGTCCTCGGAATCCTGGCCGGGACAGGCCGCATCAGTCGTCGTGTCCAGATACGGGTGCTCGCAGACGCTTACATTCAGGTCATCCGAGGCACCCCGATGCTTCTTCAGATATTCTTTTTCTATCTCGGCTTCCCGCAGATCTACATGCTGGCCACAGGCGACGGATTCACCCCGGACCCGTTGATCACCGGTATCGTGGCGCTGGGCATCAACAGCGGGGCGTACAACGCCGAGATCATCCGCGCAGGCATCCAGTCCATCGACAAGGGGCAGATGGAGGCCGCACGCGGAACGGGTTTGTCGCACGTGCAGGCCATGTTCAACGTGATCCTGCCTCAGGCCCTTAAACGGATGATTCCGCCTCTTGGCAACGAACTTATCGTTTTGCTCAAGGACTCGTCGCTCATCTCCACCATCGGCGTAGCCGAATTGATGTTCACTGCCAAGGTGCTCGGCGCGCGGTATTATACGTATGTGCCTTTCCTGGTGGGCGTGGGCTGCATCTATCTGGTGCTGACCTTCGGTTTTTCCCGCATGTTCAACCTCCTTGAACGGAAGCTGTCCTCCGGCAGCGGGTCGAGAGAGGATAAGGGGGCCATCCCGGATCTGGGATAA
- a CDS encoding YgdI/YgdR family lipoprotein, whose amino-acid sequence MSALSRLLAACILALSLAACMTTSYKITTMNGQIYFAQDHPVYDVNTDTYVFTDEDGQEVKLGKQEIKLIKEQ is encoded by the coding sequence ATGTCCGCATTGTCGAGACTGCTTGCCGCCTGTATCCTGGCCCTGAGCCTGGCGGCCTGCATGACCACGAGCTACAAGATTACCACCATGAACGGGCAGATCTACTTTGCCCAGGACCACCCCGTATACGACGTGAACACGGACACATATGTCTTCACGGACGAGGACGGACAAGAGGTCAAACTCGGCAAGCAAGAGATCAAGCTCATCAAGGAGCAGTAA
- a CDS encoding ABC transporter ATP-binding protein — MTNQIFVRPVRTRPIPEGTRPLVSLKGLTKRFGKVLANDSITLDVYPGRIKALLGENGAGKSTMMSMLAGRYKPDEGYIEVDGEPVRFTSSKDAIQAGIGMVYQHFMLVDSMTVAENVLLGQEGGFIVSPREMEQRVGELADRYGLNIDPSARICELSMGERQVVEILKLLYRESRILIFDEPTAVLTPEETRSLFEALWRMTEQGKAIIFISHKLEEVIALADDIAILRRGRIEGELAPESIESKADLASRMVGKEVLLEVDRQPAEIGDKVLEVRNLTGLGLTEVDLDVRRGEIVALVGVAGNGQKALVEAVTGLIRPPQDTVFIMGKPWRKFFAESTWNRSMCYIPEDRLGLATLPNQNLVDNLLLTTRKGFAKGLWLDKKKAAKHTTKLIEKFDIRPGRIHALAWQLSGGNLQKAVLARELYREPKLIVAEQPTQGLDVSATEEVWKRLLETRSMAGVLLVTGDLNEALQLADRVAVIYRGKILGVLDNADKDIARKVGPLMAGIVD; from the coding sequence ATGACCAATCAGATTTTCGTCAGGCCGGTCCGAACCCGGCCTATCCCGGAGGGGACACGGCCTCTGGTCAGCCTCAAGGGACTGACCAAGCGGTTCGGCAAAGTTTTGGCCAATGACTCCATCACCCTGGACGTCTACCCGGGCCGCATCAAGGCCTTGCTCGGCGAAAACGGAGCGGGCAAATCGACCATGATGTCCATGCTCGCCGGACGCTACAAGCCGGACGAGGGCTACATCGAAGTGGATGGTGAACCCGTACGCTTCACGTCCTCCAAGGACGCCATCCAGGCGGGTATCGGCATGGTCTACCAGCACTTCATGCTTGTGGACTCCATGACCGTGGCCGAGAATGTCCTGCTCGGGCAGGAGGGCGGTTTCATCGTCTCCCCGCGTGAGATGGAGCAGAGGGTGGGAGAACTGGCCGACCGGTATGGTTTGAACATCGACCCGAGCGCGCGCATCTGCGAATTGTCCATGGGCGAGCGTCAGGTGGTTGAGATTCTCAAGCTGCTTTACCGTGAGAGCCGGATTCTGATTTTCGACGAGCCCACGGCAGTCCTTACCCCGGAAGAGACCCGCAGCCTTTTTGAAGCGTTGTGGCGCATGACCGAGCAGGGCAAGGCGATCATTTTCATCTCGCACAAGCTGGAAGAGGTCATCGCCCTGGCCGACGACATCGCCATCCTCAGGCGCGGCCGTATCGAAGGCGAACTGGCTCCGGAGTCCATCGAATCAAAGGCCGATCTGGCCTCTCGCATGGTGGGCAAGGAGGTTCTGCTCGAGGTTGACCGCCAACCCGCCGAGATCGGCGACAAGGTCCTTGAGGTCAGGAACCTCACCGGGCTCGGTCTGACCGAGGTTGATCTGGATGTACGGCGTGGCGAGATCGTCGCTCTTGTCGGCGTGGCCGGTAATGGCCAGAAGGCACTGGTCGAGGCTGTCACCGGCCTGATTCGGCCGCCGCAGGACACGGTCTTCATCATGGGCAAGCCCTGGCGCAAGTTCTTCGCCGAATCGACCTGGAACCGATCCATGTGCTACATCCCTGAAGACCGCCTCGGTCTGGCTACGCTGCCTAACCAGAACTTGGTAGACAACCTGCTTCTGACCACGCGCAAGGGATTTGCCAAGGGGCTGTGGCTGGACAAGAAAAAGGCCGCCAAGCACACGACCAAACTTATCGAGAAATTCGACATCCGCCCCGGCCGCATCCATGCCCTTGCCTGGCAGCTTTCCGGCGGCAACCTGCAAAAGGCCGTTCTGGCCCGAGAGCTCTATCGCGAGCCCAAGCTTATCGTGGCCGAGCAGCCTACCCAGGGGTTGGACGTGTCCGCTACCGAGGAGGTCTGGAAGCGGCTGCTCGAAACCCGGTCCATGGCCGGTGTGTTGCTGGTCACGGGCGATCTCAACGAGGCCTTGCAGTTGGCCGACCGTGTGGCGGTCATCTACCGAGGTAAAATCCTTGGCGTCCTGGACAACGCCGACAAGGATATTGCGCGCAAGGTAGGCCCTCTCATGGCCGGAATTGTCGACTAA
- a CDS encoding ABC transporter permease, translated as MLKIRKRDEPWKWGALVVFLGALLFSLVLSALLLKGQGKDAWYGMTVLWQGSFGNIWSIEDVLLKAIPLFLCSLGVAVAFRMQIWNIGAEGQFALGAIGATWMALAFPDLPRFVLLPLMFIMAFILGGIWALIPAVLRLKLRVNEIISTLMLNYIAILLLDFLVFGVWKDPASFGFPMTPEFTEGAIIPGIAGSRVHWGIIFCVVVGAGLWAFMRFTRLGFELKASGEGARVARYAKIRYGMLVLLVMGLSGGFAGWAGCVETSAVLNRLQPSLMVGYGYTAIVVAWLARLEPLNIAFASFLLAALRVGVENMQLKLQIPAAFGTIMEGIILLTVLAGQFFLTYKLVRKPRQE; from the coding sequence GTGCTGAAGATCAGAAAAAGAGATGAACCCTGGAAGTGGGGCGCCCTGGTTGTATTCCTGGGCGCCCTGCTCTTTTCCCTCGTGCTCAGTGCTCTGTTGCTCAAGGGCCAGGGCAAGGACGCCTGGTATGGCATGACCGTGCTATGGCAGGGCAGTTTCGGCAACATCTGGTCCATTGAGGATGTACTCCTCAAGGCCATCCCGCTGTTCCTCTGCTCGCTCGGCGTGGCCGTGGCCTTTCGGATGCAGATATGGAACATCGGGGCCGAAGGGCAGTTTGCCCTGGGGGCCATCGGAGCAACGTGGATGGCCCTGGCCTTCCCCGATCTGCCCCGCTTCGTGCTCCTGCCGCTCATGTTCATCATGGCTTTCATCCTGGGAGGCATCTGGGCCTTGATTCCGGCGGTGCTTCGGCTGAAGCTGCGGGTCAACGAGATCATTTCGACGTTGATGCTCAACTACATCGCCATCCTGCTTCTGGACTTTCTGGTGTTCGGCGTGTGGAAGGACCCGGCGAGTTTCGGTTTCCCCATGACCCCAGAATTTACCGAAGGGGCTATTATCCCGGGCATCGCGGGCAGCCGCGTGCACTGGGGCATTATTTTTTGCGTGGTTGTGGGCGCGGGCCTCTGGGCCTTCATGCGTTTCACCCGGCTCGGTTTCGAGCTGAAGGCCAGCGGCGAAGGCGCGCGCGTGGCCCGATACGCCAAGATTCGTTACGGTATGCTCGTCCTGCTGGTCATGGGCTTGTCCGGCGGATTCGCGGGCTGGGCCGGGTGTGTGGAGACCTCGGCCGTGCTCAACCGTTTGCAGCCCTCCCTGATGGTCGGCTACGGCTATACCGCCATCGTGGTTGCCTGGCTTGCCCGTCTGGAGCCCCTGAATATCGCGTTCGCCTCCTTCCTTCTGGCCGCGCTGCGGGTAGGAGTGGAAAACATGCAGCTCAAGCTGCAGATTCCGGCGGCCTTCGGAACGATCATGGAAGGCATCATCCTGCTCACCGTGCTGGCCGGGCAGTTCTTCCTGACCTACAAACTGGTCCGCAAACCGAGGCAGGAGTAG